In Nitrospirota bacterium, a single genomic region encodes these proteins:
- the rpsK gene encoding 30S ribosomal protein S11, with amino-acid sequence MTQKKKGIKRDRKSISSGAAYIQATFNNTIVTITDMTGGVITWASAGHMGFKGSRKGTPYAAQMAAETAAKKAVDAGMKQVDVYVKGPGSGRESAIRALQAAGLDINLIKDVTPVPHNGCRPPKRRRV; translated from the coding sequence ATGACGCAGAAGAAAAAAGGCATCAAGAGAGATAGAAAGAGCATAAGCTCTGGTGCTGCTTATATACAGGCAACGTTCAATAACACCATTGTGACCATAACGGATATGACCGGAGGCGTGATTACATGGGCAAGTGCCGGCCATATGGGGTTTAAAGGATCAAGGAAGGGAACGCCTTATGCAGCGCAGATGGCTGCAGAAACTGCGGCCAAGAAAGCAGTTGATGCCGGTATGAAGCAGGTTGACGTTTATGTGAAAGGTCCGGGATCGGGCAGAGAGTCAGCCATTCGAGCGCTTCAGGCTGCCGGGCTTGATATCAATCTCATTAAGGATGTTACCCCCGTGCCTCACAATGGGTGCAGGCCACCGAAGAGAAGGAGAGTGTAA
- the rpsD gene encoding 30S ribosomal protein S4, translating into MARYSGALCRICRREAEKLFLKGDRCYTEKCSIERRQYPPGQHGQRRSKLSDYGVQLREKQKVRKIYGLLEKQFRNTFGRAERKKGVTGEVLLQLLESRLDNVIYRMGFAPNRNSARQLVTHGHFLVNGRKVDIASFAVRVGDIVELKEASRNIVIINDNISKMEHRGVPVWLEMDFPNFKGKVTQVPTREDIQLTANEQLIVELYSK; encoded by the coding sequence TTGGCCAGATATTCAGGAGCATTATGCAGGATCTGCCGCAGGGAAGCGGAAAAACTTTTCCTTAAAGGGGATAGATGCTATACGGAGAAGTGTTCGATTGAGAGGAGGCAGTACCCTCCCGGACAGCACGGTCAGCGCAGGAGCAAGCTTTCTGACTATGGTGTTCAGCTAAGGGAAAAACAGAAAGTAAGAAAAATTTATGGCCTTCTTGAAAAACAGTTCAGAAATACCTTTGGCAGGGCTGAGCGGAAGAAAGGCGTTACCGGTGAGGTATTGCTTCAACTTCTTGAATCAAGGCTGGACAATGTAATTTACAGAATGGGATTTGCGCCGAACAGGAACAGTGCCCGACAGCTTGTGACCCATGGCCATTTCCTTGTCAACGGCAGGAAGGTAGACATTGCTTCTTTTGCGGTCCGCGTAGGGGATATTGTGGAACTCAAGGAAGCGAGCAGGAATATCGTTATCATTAATGACAATATCTCCAAGATGGAGCACCGTGGTGTTCCTGTCTGGCTTGAAATGGATTTCCCGAACTTTAAGGGGAAGGTCACACAGGTGCCTACACGGGAAGATATCCAGCTGACGGCGAATGAACAGCTCATTGTTGAGCTCTACTCGAAGTAA
- a CDS encoding DNA-directed RNA polymerase subunit alpha, which translates to MNLKKKGFQLPEKIRFDEETLTDTYGKIVVEPLERGFGVTLGNALRRVLLSSLEGAAITSVKVAGALHEFSSINGIKEDTIDIILNLKKLRFRFHGDTNKIAQFMVKGPALVTGADLQCDSSIEVLNPGQVIATLDKNANFNAEVYIKKGKGYLSSEYGKKEDLPVGMIAVDAAFSPIRKVKFDVEKTRVKESTDYDRLILEIWTDGSVTPQRALSDAASIVIDHMDIFVADEEYETVQIEAAEAGEGPSISGSNPNLNKTVDELELSVRSYNCLKNADIKTIAELVAKSEPEMLKTKNFGRKSLNEIKEILSRMGLHLGMKIDADTNSK; encoded by the coding sequence ATGAACCTGAAGAAAAAAGGCTTTCAGCTACCTGAAAAGATCAGGTTTGATGAAGAGACATTAACAGATACCTATGGCAAGATTGTCGTTGAACCGCTTGAACGAGGCTTTGGAGTTACGTTAGGAAACGCTCTGAGGAGGGTGCTTCTTTCTTCGCTTGAGGGAGCTGCCATTACGTCAGTGAAGGTTGCCGGCGCACTTCATGAATTCTCATCCATAAACGGTATCAAGGAAGATACGATCGACATCATTCTTAACCTGAAGAAACTGAGGTTCAGATTTCATGGAGATACCAATAAAATAGCCCAGTTTATGGTAAAGGGCCCGGCCCTCGTGACTGGCGCAGATCTACAGTGCGATTCTTCCATTGAGGTTCTTAATCCCGGGCAGGTGATTGCGACGCTTGACAAGAATGCGAATTTCAATGCCGAAGTCTACATAAAAAAGGGCAAGGGTTATCTTTCGTCTGAGTATGGCAAGAAGGAAGATCTCCCTGTTGGCATGATCGCTGTTGATGCTGCATTCTCACCGATCAGAAAAGTGAAGTTCGATGTGGAGAAGACAAGGGTCAAGGAGTCCACTGACTATGACAGGCTCATTCTTGAGATCTGGACCGACGGCAGCGTAACCCCGCAGAGGGCGCTTTCTGATGCAGCTTCAATCGTGATCGATCATATGGATATTTTTGTGGCGGATGAAGAATACGAGACTGTTCAGATTGAAGCGGCAGAAGCCGGTGAGGGGCCAAGCATTTCCGGTTCTAATCCTAATCTCAATAAGACCGTTGACGAGCTTGAGCTTTCAGTCCGTTCCTATAACTGTCTGAAGAATGCTGATATCAAGACGATAGCCGAGCTTGTTGCCAAGAGCGAGCCGGAGATGCTCAAGACGAAGAATTTCGGAAGGAAGTCGTTAAATGAGATCAAGGAGATCCTGAGCAGAATGGGACTCCACCTCGGCATGAAGATAGATGCTGATACTAATAGCAAATAA
- the rplQ gene encoding 50S ribosomal protein L17, whose translation MRHKVDGRLFGRPSNQRKALLRCIVTALFENQRIETTVAKAKEAKRIAEKMITFGIKGDLHSKRQVLSYVTARDVASKLFNEIAPRFAGRPGGYLRLVQTRQRLKDSAPMAILEFIDYEAVKKPKGKAAKADKADKAEKKD comes from the coding sequence ATGCGTCACAAGGTAGATGGAAGACTATTCGGGCGGCCTTCGAACCAGAGGAAGGCATTGCTTCGCTGTATAGTTACAGCACTTTTTGAGAACCAGAGGATCGAAACGACTGTTGCAAAGGCAAAAGAGGCAAAAAGGATCGCAGAGAAAATGATCACGTTCGGCATCAAAGGAGATCTTCACTCAAAGAGGCAGGTGCTCTCCTACGTAACGGCGAGAGATGTCGCGTCCAAGCTTTTCAATGAGATAGCTCCCCGTTTTGCCGGAAGGCCCGGCGGTTATCTGAGGCTTGTCCAGACCAGACAGCGGCTCAAGGACTCAGCTCCCATGGCTATTCTTGAGTTCATTGATTACGAAGCGGTCAAGAAACCAAAGGGCAAGGCTGCGAAAGCAGATAAGGCCGACAAGGCCGAGAAGAAAGATTAG
- a CDS encoding ammonia-forming cytochrome c nitrite reductase subunit c552: MKNKVYAALIMAIAMITGMYYTGAEAEKYKPAKAAEAKPAEKDVKTDTCYGCHATVKDLHKMGKHAKLNCTKCHNGLAKHLSAPGPDTRPDTDLSWQACGQCHKEQFESFMKETYHRPARDEKSQLTNRAPNPFWDKLMAGHGFTKEHNLTRSHNWMLIDHLIVDRAYGGRFQGKNGWQYMFEKGMAWDVLTDTKPESTEHKAFIPQSAAAANSVCLQCKSQDQILKWSYMGDKVEGKTSWDRTSNVVEFVKDLQHGLNCITCHDPHAAKPRIVRDGLIQALTRKEADTLWHKDPKHTNIKVIDMGIRGFTRKIALLDKYDTRLQCGQCHVEYNCNPGTDTKTGEAVKMTDQRTNHFPYKDVFGLYEHYVNQINFLDFKHGLTGGLLWKAQHPESESYYNSKHAKAGVGCDSCHTPKMKNKAGKVYTSHFAVTPRVQLKETCLKCHPKWTEEMARYSIDSVKAHIRGKMRKAEFHLSALIDKIVEGKRIGLGNDAIKQAQDQHLRAHILWEYWTAENSDGFHNPEMARESLTKSVDESIKGIKIINDAIAAKTAAASPVPAK; encoded by the coding sequence ATGAAGAACAAAGTTTATGCAGCACTGATTATGGCAATAGCAATGATCACCGGAATGTATTACACGGGAGCGGAAGCAGAGAAATATAAGCCAGCAAAGGCTGCTGAGGCCAAGCCAGCAGAAAAAGACGTGAAGACTGATACCTGTTATGGCTGCCACGCAACGGTCAAAGATCTGCACAAGATGGGAAAACATGCGAAGCTCAATTGCACCAAGTGCCACAATGGACTGGCCAAGCACCTGAGCGCACCCGGACCGGATACCCGGCCTGATACTGACCTCTCCTGGCAGGCATGCGGACAGTGCCATAAGGAGCAGTTCGAGAGCTTTATGAAGGAAACCTATCATCGCCCTGCTCGTGATGAGAAGTCCCAGCTCACTAACAGGGCTCCAAATCCATTCTGGGACAAGTTGATGGCCGGACATGGTTTTACCAAGGAGCATAACCTTACCAGAAGTCATAACTGGATGCTGATCGATCACCTGATAGTCGATCGTGCATATGGCGGAAGGTTCCAAGGCAAGAACGGCTGGCAGTACATGTTTGAAAAGGGCATGGCATGGGATGTTCTGACCGATACCAAGCCAGAGAGCACGGAGCATAAGGCATTCATTCCGCAGTCAGCAGCTGCAGCCAATTCGGTCTGCCTTCAGTGCAAGTCACAAGACCAGATCCTCAAGTGGTCATATATGGGCGACAAGGTCGAGGGCAAGACAAGCTGGGACCGCACATCCAATGTTGTCGAATTCGTAAAGGACCTGCAGCACGGCCTGAACTGTATCACATGCCACGACCCGCATGCCGCAAAGCCGAGAATTGTCCGCGATGGACTTATTCAGGCCCTCACCAGAAAAGAGGCAGATACGCTCTGGCACAAAGACCCGAAGCATACCAACATCAAGGTCATTGATATGGGAATCAGGGGGTTCACCAGAAAAATCGCACTTCTCGACAAATATGACACCCGTCTGCAATGCGGACAGTGCCATGTTGAGTATAACTGCAATCCCGGCACAGATACAAAGACAGGCGAGGCGGTGAAAATGACAGACCAGAGGACAAATCACTTCCCGTACAAAGATGTGTTCGGCCTTTACGAGCACTATGTAAACCAGATCAATTTCCTGGACTTTAAGCATGGGCTCACTGGCGGATTGCTCTGGAAGGCCCAGCATCCAGAGTCCGAATCCTATTACAATTCGAAGCATGCAAAGGCCGGCGTCGGATGCGACAGCTGCCATACACCAAAGATGAAGAACAAGGCAGGTAAGGTATATACGTCGCACTTTGCAGTCACTCCCCGGGTCCAGCTCAAGGAGACCTGTCTGAAATGCCATCCAAAATGGACAGAGGAGATGGCACGGTATTCTATTGACTCGGTAAAAGCCCATATCAGAGGTAAGATGCGGAAGGCAGAATTCCATCTTTCAGCGCTGATCGATAAGATCGTGGAAGGCAAGAGGATCGGCCTTGGCAATGATGCGATCAAACAGGCTCAAGATCAGCACCTCCGGGCTCATATACTCTGGGAATACTGGACAGCGGAGAACTCCGATGGATTCCATAATCCGGAGATGGCCCGTGAATCACTGACAAAATCAGTAGATGAATCGATAAAAGGCATTAAGATCATCAACGATGCAATTGCTGCCAAGACGGCTGCAGCTTCTCCGGTACCGGCTAAGTAA
- the napA gene encoding nitrate reductase catalytic subunit NapA: MKLTRRELLKTTAAVAAATAVGMTVPQELQAAAKKTEAGWRWDKAVCRFCGTGCGLMVATKNDRIVAVKGDPAAPVNMGLNCIKGYFNAKIIYGADRLTEPLMRVNDKGEFDKKGKFKPITWQKAFDEMARQFKKHYSTLGPKGVAVFGSGQYTIMEGYAAAKLMKAGFRSNNLDPNARLCMASAVAAFMETFGIDEPAGNYDDMHHSDTIVLWGANMAEMHPVLWSKITNRKLADSKRVKVINLTTFTNRCSSLADSEIIMKPNTDLAIQNFILREIVYNRPQAIDWDFVNQNCVFTTGHVDIGYGLRPKIDHPKYRKEELDTASKESFKIITKEEAVAMGALGIKEGSRMDMKNTNTAGTHWAISFEDFKKGLDPYTLDFVAALAKGDSNESLEDFKKKLTALADLYAEKDRKVVSFWTMGFNQHVRGTWVNEQIYAIHLILGKQSQPGNGAFSLTGQPSACGTAREVGTFAHRLPADMVVANPKHRAMTEKIWKLPEGTLNPVVGSHFIKIMRDLEDGTVKWAWVQVNNPWQNATNANHWVAAAREMDNFIVVSDAYPSISAKVADLILPAAMIFEKWGAYGNAERRTQHWKQQVTPIGNSMSDTWQTVEFAKRFTLAEVWKEWKIDDKNTLPSVIEKAKAMGYKETDTLFDVLFANKEAKAFKWPDPVGTGFMNSEAGGDKRNVEGFKGYGFFLQKYLWEEYRQFGLGHGHDLADFDTYHKVRGLRWPVVDGKETLWRFNAEYDPYAKKENRGKFAFYGDAMKEIPKGDLMGPKGDEKLKLPNKAKIFLRHYIEPPENPSSEYPFWLCTGRVLEHWHTGTMTMRVPELYRAVPEALCFMNGNDAKKNGFKDGDLVWVESRRGKVKARVETRGRNLPPQGLIFIPFFDENVFINKVTLDATCPISKEPDYKKCAVKMYKA, encoded by the coding sequence ATGAAACTCACGAGAAGAGAGCTGTTGAAAACGACTGCAGCCGTTGCTGCAGCGACAGCGGTTGGGATGACCGTGCCGCAAGAGCTGCAAGCAGCAGCAAAAAAGACTGAGGCCGGCTGGCGATGGGATAAGGCGGTCTGCAGGTTTTGTGGCACAGGCTGCGGTCTTATGGTCGCAACCAAGAATGACAGGATCGTTGCCGTGAAGGGAGATCCTGCTGCGCCGGTCAATATGGGCCTGAACTGCATTAAGGGATATTTCAACGCCAAGATTATTTATGGTGCGGACAGGCTTACGGAACCGCTCATGCGTGTCAACGACAAGGGAGAGTTTGACAAGAAGGGCAAGTTTAAGCCGATTACGTGGCAGAAGGCATTCGATGAAATGGCCAGACAGTTCAAGAAACACTACAGCACACTCGGTCCAAAGGGTGTGGCCGTGTTCGGATCAGGCCAGTACACCATCATGGAAGGGTATGCAGCTGCCAAGCTGATGAAAGCAGGCTTCAGATCCAACAACTTAGACCCCAATGCCAGACTCTGCATGGCGAGCGCGGTTGCCGCCTTCATGGAAACCTTTGGCATTGACGAACCTGCCGGCAACTATGATGACATGCATCATTCAGATACCATTGTTCTCTGGGGAGCAAACATGGCCGAGATGCACCCGGTGCTCTGGTCCAAGATCACGAACCGGAAACTTGCGGACTCCAAAAGAGTGAAGGTTATAAACCTTACGACCTTTACGAACCGGTGTTCGAGCCTGGCTGACAGCGAGATCATTATGAAACCGAACACTGACCTGGCGATCCAGAACTTCATTCTGCGCGAGATCGTGTATAACCGGCCACAGGCGATTGACTGGGATTTTGTGAACCAGAACTGTGTCTTTACAACCGGTCACGTGGACATAGGCTATGGCCTCCGACCGAAGATTGACCATCCAAAATATCGCAAGGAAGAGCTCGACACTGCAAGCAAAGAGTCCTTCAAGATCATTACGAAAGAGGAAGCAGTTGCCATGGGTGCGCTCGGAATTAAGGAAGGCAGCAGAATGGATATGAAGAATACCAATACTGCCGGTACACACTGGGCGATCAGTTTTGAGGACTTCAAGAAGGGCCTCGATCCTTACACGCTCGACTTTGTCGCAGCACTTGCCAAAGGCGATTCCAATGAATCTCTTGAGGATTTCAAGAAAAAACTGACTGCACTTGCTGATCTCTATGCAGAAAAAGACCGGAAGGTCGTGAGCTTCTGGACCATGGGCTTCAACCAGCATGTGCGCGGCACCTGGGTGAACGAGCAGATCTATGCTATCCATCTCATCCTCGGCAAGCAGTCACAGCCCGGCAACGGCGCTTTCAGTCTTACGGGACAGCCTTCTGCCTGCGGCACTGCCCGCGAGGTCGGAACCTTTGCTCACCGGCTGCCGGCTGACATGGTCGTTGCAAATCCCAAGCATCGGGCGATGACCGAAAAAATATGGAAACTGCCTGAGGGAACATTGAACCCGGTTGTCGGCTCGCATTTTATCAAGATCATGAGAGATCTTGAGGATGGCACGGTCAAGTGGGCCTGGGTCCAGGTGAATAACCCCTGGCAAAATGCTACGAACGCCAATCACTGGGTTGCTGCTGCGCGGGAGATGGACAACTTTATTGTTGTTTCAGACGCGTACCCGAGCATCTCGGCAAAAGTGGCTGATCTGATCCTTCCTGCTGCCATGATCTTCGAGAAATGGGGTGCGTACGGAAACGCGGAGCGCAGGACACAGCATTGGAAACAGCAGGTGACGCCTATCGGAAACTCCATGTCAGACACGTGGCAGACCGTGGAGTTTGCAAAGCGGTTCACCCTTGCCGAGGTCTGGAAGGAATGGAAGATCGATGACAAGAACACGCTTCCGAGTGTCATCGAGAAGGCCAAGGCCATGGGATACAAGGAGACGGATACGCTCTTCGATGTTCTCTTTGCGAACAAGGAGGCAAAGGCATTCAAATGGCCCGATCCTGTAGGTACAGGCTTCATGAACTCTGAGGCCGGTGGTGACAAGAGGAACGTTGAGGGCTTTAAGGGATACGGGTTCTTCCTGCAGAAATATCTCTGGGAGGAATACCGGCAGTTCGGTCTTGGCCATGGCCACGATCTTGCGGATTTCGATACTTATCATAAAGTCCGGGGACTCAGATGGCCGGTTGTTGACGGTAAGGAGACACTCTGGAGGTTCAATGCTGAATATGACCCCTATGCAAAAAAAGAGAATCGCGGCAAGTTCGCCTTCTACGGTGATGCCATGAAGGAAATTCCAAAGGGCGATCTCATGGGGCCGAAAGGCGATGAAAAACTGAAACTGCCGAACAAGGCTAAGATATTTCTGAGGCACTACATTGAGCCGCCGGAAAATCCGAGCAGCGAGTATCCTTTCTGGCTCTGCACCGGCAGGGTGCTTGAACATTGGCATACCGGCACCATGACCATGCGCGTGCCGGAGTTGTACCGCGCAGTGCCTGAGGCACTCTGCTTTATGAACGGAAATGACGCCAAAAAGAATGGCTTCAAGGATGGTGATCTTGTCTGGGTCGAGTCCCGGCGAGGCAAGGTCAAGGCCCGTGTCGAGACCCGGGGAAGGAATCTGCCGCCCCAGGGACTGATCTTTATACCGTTCTTTGATGAAAATGTTTTTATCAATAAGGTGACGCTCGATGCCACCTGTCCGATCTCAAAGGAGCCGGACTACAAAAAATGCGCGGTAAAGATGTACAAGGCATAG
- the napG gene encoding ferredoxin-type protein NapG, translating into MVSGDKEEKMPERRKFLFDMVRGLGAATVGGLAWTDMLDGKKTFATILRPPGAVVEQEFLAKCTKCGLCVEACPYKALLLAKPGDERPVGTPYFQMRENPCRMCRDIPCAVSCPTGALLPSLVSDSDEQGKSRLDVNLTKIGLALIDRETCIAYWGIQCDACYRACPLIDKAVTVEYTKNERTGKHAMLAPVVHSDHCTGCGICEHACVTKKASIFVLPRELAMGESSDRYIRGWDDADEERMQGLPEETTTRTPRSEKSPLDYLNKGDL; encoded by the coding sequence ATGGTAAGTGGAGATAAGGAAGAGAAGATGCCTGAGAGGAGAAAATTCCTGTTTGACATGGTCAGGGGCCTTGGCGCTGCAACAGTTGGAGGGCTTGCATGGACAGACATGCTTGACGGGAAAAAAACCTTTGCGACTATTCTGCGGCCTCCTGGCGCAGTGGTTGAGCAGGAGTTTCTTGCAAAATGCACGAAATGCGGCCTCTGCGTCGAAGCATGTCCGTACAAGGCGCTTCTGCTTGCGAAGCCGGGAGATGAACGGCCAGTCGGCACACCGTATTTTCAGATGCGTGAGAATCCCTGCAGAATGTGCAGGGACATTCCCTGTGCAGTGAGCTGCCCCACCGGCGCGCTTCTCCCTTCGCTGGTAAGCGACAGTGATGAGCAGGGGAAGTCACGTTTGGATGTCAACCTGACAAAGATCGGCCTTGCATTGATCGACAGGGAGACATGCATCGCTTACTGGGGAATCCAGTGCGATGCGTGTTATCGGGCATGCCCTTTGATTGATAAGGCGGTTACGGTTGAATACACGAAGAACGAACGGACAGGCAAGCATGCGATGCTTGCACCGGTTGTTCACAGCGACCACTGCACCGGATGCGGCATATGCGAACATGCCTGCGTTACGAAAAAGGCCTCGATCTTCGTGCTTCCAAGAGAGCTTGCCATGGGAGAGTCATCAGACCGGTACATACGGGGATGGGACGATGCTGATGAGGAACGGATGCAAGGCCTTCCTGAGGAGACAACGACCAGGACACCGCGGTCAGAAAAGTCCCCGCTTGACTACCTGAACAAGGGAGACCTTTGA
- the napH gene encoding quinol dehydrogenase ferredoxin subunit NapH, which produces MFREYKFMVLRRTSQISIMLLFVSGNLLGWHVLRGNLSTSKVLDSVPLTDPFTLLQIFAAKHLVSGQALAGALIIVLFFGLIAGRSFCSWVCPLNMVTDLANWLRKKTGLDALGKGPVISRKTRYWVIGTSLAVSLATGVAAFEWISPISMLHRGIIFGMGMGWTMILAVFLFDLFVKRDGFCGHLCPLGGFYALITRFSLVRVMHSKEKCTLCMNCLEICPEQQVLPMVGKVSSAVASGECTNCGRCVEVCNENAMKFGIRFSPEKNKTSIA; this is translated from the coding sequence ATGTTCAGAGAATATAAGTTTATGGTACTGCGCAGGACCAGCCAGATTTCTATCATGCTCTTATTTGTGTCAGGTAACCTGCTCGGATGGCATGTCCTGAGAGGCAATCTCAGCACATCAAAGGTGCTGGATAGTGTACCGTTGACCGATCCCTTTACCCTTCTCCAGATATTTGCCGCAAAACACCTTGTTTCAGGGCAGGCGCTTGCAGGTGCTCTGATCATTGTCCTTTTTTTCGGCCTGATCGCAGGCAGGTCCTTCTGCAGCTGGGTCTGTCCTCTCAACATGGTGACCGATCTTGCTAACTGGCTCAGAAAAAAGACCGGCCTTGATGCTTTGGGTAAAGGCCCTGTGATCAGCAGGAAGACGCGGTACTGGGTCATTGGTACCAGTCTTGCTGTTTCCCTGGCAACAGGCGTTGCTGCCTTTGAGTGGATCAGTCCTATATCCATGCTGCATCGGGGCATTATTTTTGGCATGGGCATGGGATGGACCATGATACTTGCAGTTTTTTTATTCGACCTGTTTGTAAAAAGAGATGGCTTCTGCGGCCACCTCTGTCCTTTGGGCGGCTTTTACGCTCTCATCACACGGTTCAGCCTGGTCAGAGTCATGCACAGCAAAGAGAAATGTACACTCTGCATGAACTGTCTTGAGATCTGCCCTGAGCAGCAGGTTCTGCCCATGGTCGGAAAGGTCAGCAGCGCAGTGGCATCAGGAGAGTGTACGAACTGCGGCAGATGCGTAGAGGTATGCAATGAGAATGCCATGAAGTTCGGAATCCGGTTTTCTCCGGAGAAAAACAAAACCAGTATTGCATGA
- a CDS encoding nitrate reductase cytochrome c-type subunit produces the protein MAVILSLGISPAVADEKKHKEKSEEELGIRKETLYDESKVMPQHGEYGKAEPGKSKRIERAFENSPPLIPHDLTGMLPVVETNNACLNCHMPDAARAMNATPLPKSHFVDMDTGKDLKGSLDGKRYPCMQCHVPQVKIPEAIKNTFKAEFRSKKSKTSSNLLDSLNEGVKSE, from the coding sequence ATGGCCGTTATACTGTCTCTCGGAATCAGTCCGGCTGTTGCTGACGAGAAGAAGCATAAAGAAAAGAGCGAAGAGGAGCTTGGGATCAGGAAGGAGACACTCTATGACGAAAGTAAGGTCATGCCTCAGCATGGCGAATACGGCAAGGCTGAGCCCGGCAAGAGCAAGAGGATAGAGCGGGCTTTTGAGAACAGTCCGCCGCTTATCCCCCATGACCTGACCGGTATGCTTCCGGTGGTAGAGACGAACAATGCATGCCTTAACTGTCATATGCCCGATGCTGCCCGGGCAATGAATGCCACGCCCCTGCCAAAGTCTCATTTTGTGGATATGGATACAGGCAAAGACCTGAAGGGCAGTCTGGATGGGAAACGGTACCCGTGCATGCAGTGCCATGTGCCTCAGGTGAAGATACCTGAGGCGATCAAGAACACCTTCAAGGCTGAGTTCAGAAGTAAAAAATCGAAGACCAGCTCGAATCTCCTTGACTCTCTGAACGAAGGGGTCAAGAGCGAATGA
- a CDS encoding chaperone NapD translates to MSISSMVVMTLPENLEAVLAELERSQLCEVFLSDQSGKIIVTIEADEVRGGMQKMGEIQNLPHVLSVQLAYSYYEEHEKGSEINSPPAG, encoded by the coding sequence GTGAGCATATCGAGCATGGTTGTTATGACTCTGCCGGAGAACCTCGAAGCAGTTCTCGCAGAGCTGGAAAGATCGCAGCTCTGCGAGGTTTTTCTTTCAGATCAGTCGGGAAAGATCATTGTCACGATCGAGGCCGATGAGGTCAGAGGCGGGATGCAGAAGATGGGGGAAATACAGAATCTTCCCCATGTCCTTTCGGTCCAGCTTGCCTATTCGTATTATGAAGAACATGAAAAAGGCTCAGAAATAAACAGCCCTCCTGCTGGGTGA
- a CDS encoding permease yields MLDAFASYITYSLFNVSQGSRLGDALHFFIYDTIKIFLLLSVIIFAVSVIRSYFPPERTRKILSHKKEFIGNILAALLGIVTPFCSCSAVPLFIGFIEAGVPLGVTFSFLISSPMVNEVAVVLLWGLFGWKIAAIYLGTGLLVAIVAGLAIGKLKLEKWVQEYVYKIQIGQGQEIIKQVFRDRLKYAKWNTADIVKKVWPYIIVAIGIGGFIHGYVPQDFLVKYAGPQNPFAVPIAVALGVPLYSNAAGVIPIVYALMEKGLSTGTVLAFMMAVTALSLPEMIILRKVLKVPLLAVFAGIMTITITAVGYLFNAIL; encoded by the coding sequence ATGCTTGACGCATTTGCATCATATATTACATACAGTCTGTTCAATGTTTCTCAGGGCAGCAGGCTCGGTGATGCTCTTCATTTCTTTATATACGACACCATAAAGATATTCCTGCTGCTTTCGGTCATCATATTCGCTGTTTCTGTTATCAGGAGTTATTTCCCCCCTGAGCGGACAAGGAAAATACTCTCACATAAAAAAGAATTTATCGGAAATATTCTTGCTGCGCTTCTTGGCATTGTTACTCCTTTCTGCTCCTGTTCAGCTGTTCCCCTGTTCATAGGTTTTATAGAGGCCGGTGTGCCTCTTGGCGTAACCTTCTCTTTTCTGATCTCCTCACCCATGGTAAATGAGGTGGCGGTTGTCCTCCTTTGGGGACTCTTCGGCTGGAAGATCGCTGCGATCTATCTGGGAACCGGGCTTCTGGTCGCCATAGTTGCGGGGTTGGCAATAGGGAAGCTGAAACTCGAAAAATGGGTGCAGGAATATGTCTACAAAATTCAGATCGGGCAGGGACAGGAAATTATTAAACAGGTCTTCAGAGACCGCCTGAAGTATGCGAAATGGAATACCGCAGATATCGTGAAAAAGGTCTGGCCTTATATTATTGTTGCCATCGGCATCGGCGGATTCATCCACGGGTATGTTCCCCAGGATTTTCTGGTGAAATACGCGGGACCGCAGAACCCATTTGCTGTGCCGATTGCTGTAGCGCTTGGAGTGCCGCTCTATTCCAATGCAGCAGGCGTAATCCCGATTGTCTACGCCCTTATGGAGAAGGGTCTAAGCACAGGGACAGTCCTGGCGTTTATGATGGCAGTGACAGCGCTCTCCCTTCCGGAGATGATCATCCTCAGAAAAGTATTAAAAGTCCCCCTGCTCGCAGTATTTGCAGGAATTATGACCATAACTATTACGGCTGTCGGCTATCTCTTTAACGCTATTTTATAG
- a CDS encoding thioredoxin family protein: protein MEIKVLGPGCANCHAMERLVQAAVSELGIIANIEKIADIQEIMKYTMSTPGLVVNGKLKHSGKPLPSLEKVKELLKAED from the coding sequence ATGGAGATCAAGGTATTAGGCCCGGGGTGTGCTAATTGCCATGCCATGGAAAGACTGGTTCAGGCCGCTGTCAGTGAACTCGGCATTATCGCCAATATCGAGAAGATTGCCGATATACAGGAGATCATGAAATATACGATGTCTACTCCCGGGCTCGTGGTGAACGGCAAGCTCAAACACTCCGGCAAACCCTTGCCCAGTCTTGAGAAGGTGAAAGAATTGCTAAAGGCTGAGGACTGA